A stretch of the Dioscorea cayenensis subsp. rotundata cultivar TDr96_F1 chromosome 4, TDr96_F1_v2_PseudoChromosome.rev07_lg8_w22 25.fasta, whole genome shotgun sequence genome encodes the following:
- the LOC120259191 gene encoding 21 kDa protein-like, with protein sequence MAHRKQEFLKKLASKMISSGMFTCNVLAVLLIFVLNSNTCNAARIPKSGMPTSTSVEFIRNSCIKTEYPTLCFSSLSTYAPTIQTSPKQLAEAALSVSLDNSRITSTMIRSMSKGQGMSFREKEAMSDCMETLQDSVEELKQSLQAMGELTGKNVKLHMNDIQTWVSAALTDENTCMNGFTNNEIKDEGTENKVRSQVVKVAQLTSNALALINGMAGAQSSAP encoded by the coding sequence ATGGCGCATCGCAAACAAGAGTTCTTGAAGAAACTGGCAAGCAAGATGATCAGCAGTGGAATGTTCACTTGCAATGTTCTTGCAGttcttctcatctttgttcTTAATTCTAACACTTGCAATGCAGCAAGAATCCCAAAAAGTGGGATGCCTACAAGTACCAGCGTGGAGTTTATCCGCAATTCATGCATAAAAACAGAGTACCCAACACTCTGTTTCAGCTCACTCTCCACATATGCACCCACAATCCAAACGAGCCCCAAACAACTGGCCGAAGCCGCACTCTCTGTTAGCCTAGATAACAGCAGAATCACATCAACAATGATTAGATCAATGTCGAAAGGCCAAGGAATGAGTTttagagagaaagaagccatgaGTGACTGCATGGAGACCTTGCAAGACTCTGTGGAAGAGCTCAAACAGTCTCTGCAAGCCATGGGAGAGCTGACAGGTAAGAATGTGAAGCTTCACATGAATGACATACAAACATGGGTGAGTGCTGCATTGACAGATGAGAACACCTGCATGAATGGATTCACAAACAATGAAATCAAGGATGAAGGTACTGAGAATAAGGTGAGAAGCCAGGTTGTGAAGGTGGCTCAGCTTACAAGCAATGCCTTGGCACTCATCAATGGCATGGCTGGTGCTCAATCCTCTGCTCCTTGA
- the LOC120259309 gene encoding F-box protein PP2-A13-like, whose amino-acid sequence MGAGVSSMVGPEGDGGGHQTGLGDIPESCVAEVMLRLDPPEICALARLGRVFRGAATADFVWEAKLPDNYRYMMKVASEERKDGSWDKMSKKEIFAKLCRPNPFDGGAKEFWLEKWKGQVCMSISSKGLAITGIDDRRYWNHIPSDESRFHSVAYLQQIWWFEVDGNIEFQFPPGTYSLYFRLYLGRPTKRLGLRSCSPEHIHGWDIKPVRFHVSTSDGQQAVSKQFLRGAGTWIHYHAGDFTVQDSSSITKVKFSMTQIDCTHTKGGLCVDCVYIYPKGFRKQLFPVHT is encoded by the exons ATGGGAGCGGGGGTTTCAAGCATGGTTGGGCCGGAAGGGGATGGAGGAGGTCACCAGACGGGGCTTGGGGACATTCCGGAGAGCTGTGTGGCTGAGGTGATGCTGCGGCTTGACCCGCCGGAGATCTGTGCGCTGGCACGGTTGGGGAGGGTGTTCCGTGGGGCTGCGACGGCGGACTTTGTTTGGGAGGCGAAGCTCCCAGATAATTATCGGTATATGATGAAGGTTGCGTCGGAGGAGCGGAAGGATGGGTCTTGGGACAAGATGAGCAAGAAGGAGATCTTTGCTAAGCTTTGTCGGCCTAATCCGTTTGATGGGGGCGCTAAG GAGTTCTGGCTGGAGAAGTGGAAGGGTCAGGTTTGCATGTCAATTTCTTCAAAGGGACTGGCCATCACTGGTATTGATGACCGAAGATATTGGAATCACATTCCTTCAGATGAGTCTAG ATTCCACTCAGTTGCATATCTTCAGCAAATCTGGTGGTTCGAGGTGGATGGTAATATTGAGTTTCAGTTCCCTCCTGGAACATACAGCCTTTACTTCCGTCTTTACCTGGGTCGACCCACCAAGAGACTCGGCCTCAGAAGTTGCAGTCCTGAACACATCCACGGGTGGGACATAAAACCGGTGCGATTCCATGTCTCAACATCCGATGGCCAGCAAGCTGTCTCAAAGCAGTTCCTTCGTGGTGCCGGGACTTGGATTCATTACCATGCCGGTGATTTTACCGTCCAGGACTCTAGTTCAATCACCAAAGTCAAGTTTTCAATGACACAGATTGATTGCACACATACTAAAGGTGGTCTTTGTGTAGACtgtgtttatatatatccaAAGGGATTTAGAAAACAGTTATTCCCTGTTCATACATAG
- the LOC120258572 gene encoding 21 kDa protein-like, translating to MVHRKQEFLKKMASKMISSGMFTCNVLAVLLLFVFNSNTCNAARLPKSGMSTSTSVEFIRNSCTKTDYPTLCFSSLSAYAPTIQTSPKQLAEAALSVSLDNTRSTSAMIRSMSKGRGTSSREKEAMSDCMETLEDSVEELKQSLQAMGELRGKDVKLHMNDIQTWVSAALTDENTCMNGFTNNEIKDEGAENKVRSQVVKVAQLTSNALALINGMAGAQSSAP from the coding sequence ATGGTGCATCGCAAACAAGAGTTCTTGAAGAAAATGGCAAGCAAGATGATCAGCAGTGGAATGTTCACTTGCAATGTTCTTGCTGTTCTTCTcctctttgtttttaattctaACACTTGCAATGCAGCAAGACTCCCAAAAAGTGGGATGTCTACAAGTACCAGCGTGGAGTTTATCCGCAATTCATGCACAAAAACAGACTACCCAACACTCTGTTTCAGCTCGCTCTCTGCTTATGCACCCACAATCCAAACGAGTCCCAAACAACTGGCCGAAGCGGCCCTCTCTGTCAGCCTAGACAACACAAGAAGCACTTCAGCAATGATTAGATCAATGTCGAAGGGCCGGGGAACGAGTTctagagagaaagaagccatgaGTGACTGCATGGAGACCTTGGAAGACTCTGTGGAAGAGCTCAAACAGTCTCTGCAGGCCATGGGTGAGCTGAGAGGTAAGGATGTGAAGCTTCACATGAATGACATACAAACATGGGTGAGTGCGGCATTGACAGATGAGAACACCTGCATGAATGGATTCacaaacaatgaaatcaaagatgaaGGTGCTGAGAATAAGGTGAGAAGCCAGGTTGTGAAGGTGGCTCAGCTTACAAGCAATGCCTTGGCACTCATCAATGGCATGGCTGGTGCTCAATCCTCTGCTCCTTGA
- the LOC120258911 gene encoding F-box protein At4g00755-like has protein sequence MGQCWDFVELLGRDLSITIFNLLDDPADLVRVSFVSRSWHRFVITNGFSKHLCLSIWPELSNFSRVVEISGSTVSANAESSSCAEWKNLEREHKVYAYLSHCIVSPMGKMDCIGEAISASSTDNYPDESIDNTLEDAERVDLRPSYWSSKGEEDPSISEMLTYKLCSKLCVIDEIRIQPFRAFFQYGYPIYSAKSVRFRMGQCRFPQKQRTLPSEHAAGRSADNYIWTYVSPVFQMAQENVLQSFKLPRPVVCVGGVVQIELMGRVQKQEMDDLYYICVCHVQIIGYPLAPVIDVDIIDPMGKLVLKYFPGARGCKIAQEVTPSEDTREPSGWNAIAARIRQLGVVRGWNQAIVSRLLGNIPEDVDDDDDDDDVVDV, from the exons ATGGGTCAGTGCTGGGATTTCGTGGAATTGCTCGGGCGGGACTTGTCGATCACCATATTCAATTTGCTGGATGACCCGGCGGATCTCGTGCGAGTTAGCTTCGTGTCGCGGTCCTGGCACCGGTTTG TGATCACAAATGGCTTTTCAAAGCATCTATGCTTGTCTATATGGCCGGAGCTATCCAACTTTTCTCGTGTTGTTGAAATAAGTGGTTCAACTGTCTCTGCAAATGCTGAATCTAGCTCTTGTGCTGAATGGAAGAATTTGGAGAGGGAGCATAAGGTGTATGCATATCTAAGTCATTGCATTGTTTCGCCCATGGGAAAAATGGATTGCATAGGAGAGGCAATTAGTGCCTCCAGTACGGACAACTATCCTGATGAGAGCATTGACAACACACTGGAGGATGCCGAACGAGTGGATTTGAGGCCATCTTATTGGTCAAGTAAGGGTGAAGAAGATCCTAGCATATCAGAGATGCTGACTTATAAACTATGCTCTAAGCTCTGTGTAATTGATGAGATTCGGATACAGCCTTTCAGAG CATTCTTTCAGTATGGTTATCCCATATATTCAGCAAAGTCTGTGCGGTTTAGGATGGGACAGTGCAGATTTCCTCAAAAACAAAGAACACTCCCTTCTGAGCATGCTGCAGGTCGCTCTGCTGACAACTATATCTGGACATATGTTTCACCGGTATTTCAAATGGCACAG GAAAATGTATTGCAATCATTCAAACTTCCTCGCCCTGTTGTCTGTGTTGGTGGAGTGGTGCAGATTGAACTGATGGGGAGAGTTCAGAAACAAGAAATGGATGATCTCTACTATATAtg TGTTTGCCATGTTCAAATCATCGGCTACCCACTTGCTCCTGTCATTGATGTTGATATTATCGACCCCATGGGAAAATTAGTTTTGAAGTACTTCCCAGGTGCCAGGGGATGCAAAATAGCTCAAGAAGTAACGCCGTCAGAAGATACCAGAGAACCTTCTGGTTGGAATGCTATTGCGGCAAGAATCAGGCAGCTGGGGGTGGTGAGGGGATGGAATCAAGCAATCGTCAGCAGATTATTAGGGAACATACCGGAGGATGTTGACGATgacgatgacgatgatgatgttGTGGATGTCTAG
- the LOC120258912 gene encoding 21 kDa protein-like, with the protein MVYHKQEILNRMASKMITNAMLTCCVLSGLLLFVLNSNTCNAARLTQSEMSTSTSVEFIRNSCTKTDYPTLCFSSLSAYAPTIQTSPKQLAEAALSVSLDSTKSTSTMIKSMSKGQGMSSREKEAMSDCMDTLQDSVEELKQSLKAMGELKGKDVKLHMNDIQTWVSSALTDENTCMNGFTNNEIKDEGAENKVRSQVVKVAQLTSNALALINGMAGAQSSAP; encoded by the coding sequence atggtttATCACAAACAAGAGATTTTGAATAGAATGGCAAGCAAGATGATCACCAATGCCATGCTCACTTGCTGTGTTCTTTCAGGTCTGCTTCTCTTTGTTCTTAATTCTAACACTTGCAATGCAGCGAGACTCACACAAAGTGAGATGTCTACAAGCACCAGTGTGGAGTTTATCCGCAATTCATGCACAAAAACAGACTACCCAACACTCTGTTTCAGCTCACTCTCTGCTTATGCACCCACTATCCAAACAAGTCCCAAACAACTGGCTGAGGCCGCACTCTCTGTCAGCCTAGACAGCACCAAAAGTACATCAACAATGATTAAATCAATGTCGAAAGGCCAAGGAATGAGTTctagagagaaagaagccatgaGTGACTGCATGGATACCTTGCAAGACTCTGTGGAAGAGCTCAAACAGTCTCTGAAAGCCATGGGAGAGCTGAAAGGTAAGGATGTGAAGCTTCACATGAACGACATACAAACATGGGTGAGTTCTGCATTGACAGACGAGAACACCTGCATGAATGGATTCacaaacaatgaaatcaaagatgaaGGTGCTGAGAATAAGGTGAGAAGCCAGGTTGTGAAGGTGGCTCAGCTTACAAGCAATGCCTTGGCACTCATCAATGGCATGGCTGGTGCTCAATCCTCTGCTCCTTGA